In one window of Acidobacteriota bacterium DNA:
- a CDS encoding SOS response-associated peptidase has product MCGRYTLTAPSEVIAEVFDVAEVTAELSPRYNIAPTQETAIVGLNHEGKRTLGTMRWGLIPHWAKDPSIGNRLINARSETAAEKPSFRSSFKKRRCLVPADGFYEWKKLDGRKQPYYLRLKEHRPFAFAGLWARWSGEDDQPVLSFTLLTTEPNELAKEVHDRMPVILQPKHYDTWLDPEVHDREQLEAMLGSYPAEEMETYAVSTEVNSPRNDRPSCIEPLEG; this is encoded by the coding sequence ATGTGCGGACGCTACACCCTCACCGCCCCATCCGAAGTGATCGCCGAAGTCTTCGACGTCGCCGAGGTGACGGCGGAGCTGTCTCCCCGCTACAACATCGCCCCGACCCAGGAAACCGCCATCGTCGGCCTCAACCATGAGGGGAAGCGCACCCTGGGAACCATGCGCTGGGGACTGATTCCCCATTGGGCCAAGGATCCGTCCATCGGCAACCGGCTGATCAACGCCCGCTCCGAAACCGCCGCGGAGAAGCCCTCCTTCCGCTCCAGCTTCAAAAAGCGCCGCTGCCTGGTGCCCGCCGACGGCTTCTACGAGTGGAAGAAGCTCGATGGCCGCAAGCAGCCCTATTACCTGCGCCTCAAGGAGCACCGGCCCTTCGCCTTCGCCGGGCTGTGGGCGCGGTGGAGCGGGGAGGACGACCAGCCGGTGCTCAGCTTCACCCTGCTCACCACCGAGCCCAACGAGCTGGCGAAGGAAGTCCACGACCGCATGCCGGTGATCCTCCAGCCGAAGCACTACGACACCTGGCTCGACCCGGAGGTCCACGACCGCGAGCAGCTGGAGGCCATGCTGGGGTCCTATCCCGCAGAGGAGATGGAGACCTACGCGGTGAGCACCGAGGTCAACAGCCCGCGCAACGACCGGCCCAGCTGCATCGAGCCTCTGGAAGGCTAG
- a CDS encoding TolC family protein: MSRRTYRRILCMAIVAFAATAGWTAAAEAADETAAPSELQAPAPTPASASASARTLSLAEAMRQGRNESRPVAAAEAKVLAAEARERQARSHRLPTVSVEQAWMYTDSPADVFGLQLNQERFSFADFVAGDPNDPDWFDNSRTRLELSLPLYTGGELSGRIQQAELARTAEEEAAEGTGDQGALTAAQAYVQLAQAREQVALLERSLETVTRHAQRAQAFVDQGLLVRSELLRAQVEQARIEDLLSAARGQARVAEANLSLQLGEELDRRWELEPLADPPPLEGDLDEWIAAADERPDLRAARNRLAAGELEAQVQRAAGRPRVGLVVRQDFFDEFPIGTNGSSTAVMAVARMDLFSGGRHRAAAAAARADAEAAGHQIAWMEDGVRLEVRDAYEQARSARQRHRTAVLAQDAADEGERIVSQRFAQGVAQIIDLLDATTARREAATRELVARADAHLAALRLAVAAGQAPETMLRPNPNPVEIPQPSVPDAAAIGSSEDPVVSPAEER; encoded by the coding sequence ATGAGTCGACGCACATATCGCCGAATTCTTTGCATGGCCATCGTGGCCTTCGCCGCCACTGCCGGCTGGACCGCCGCCGCCGAAGCGGCCGATGAGACCGCAGCTCCCTCCGAGCTCCAGGCCCCGGCCCCAACTCCGGCGTCAGCATCGGCATCAGCCCGAACGCTGAGCCTCGCCGAAGCCATGCGCCAAGGGCGCAACGAAAGCCGGCCGGTGGCGGCGGCGGAGGCGAAGGTGCTGGCCGCCGAAGCGCGGGAGCGCCAGGCGCGGTCGCACCGCTTGCCCACCGTCAGCGTCGAGCAGGCCTGGATGTACACCGACTCCCCCGCCGATGTCTTCGGCCTGCAGCTCAACCAGGAACGCTTCTCCTTCGCGGACTTCGTCGCCGGGGATCCCAACGATCCCGATTGGTTCGACAACTCCCGGACTCGGCTGGAGCTCTCCCTGCCCCTCTACACCGGCGGAGAGCTCAGCGGGCGCATCCAACAAGCGGAGCTCGCTCGAACCGCCGAGGAAGAAGCCGCGGAGGGCACCGGCGACCAGGGCGCCCTGACGGCGGCCCAGGCCTATGTGCAGCTGGCCCAGGCGCGGGAGCAAGTGGCGCTGCTGGAGCGCTCTCTGGAGACCGTCACCCGCCACGCCCAGCGGGCTCAGGCCTTCGTTGACCAGGGCCTGCTGGTGCGCTCCGAGCTGCTGCGGGCGCAGGTGGAACAGGCACGCATCGAGGACCTGCTGAGCGCCGCCCGCGGCCAAGCGCGGGTGGCGGAGGCCAACCTCTCGCTGCAGCTGGGGGAAGAGCTCGACCGGCGCTGGGAGCTGGAACCTCTGGCGGACCCGCCGCCCCTGGAAGGCGACCTCGATGAGTGGATCGCCGCCGCCGACGAGCGGCCGGACCTTCGAGCGGCCCGCAATCGCCTCGCCGCCGGCGAGCTGGAGGCCCAGGTGCAGCGCGCCGCCGGCCGGCCGCGGGTGGGGCTGGTGGTGCGCCAGGACTTCTTCGATGAATTCCCCATCGGCACCAACGGCAGCTCGACGGCGGTGATGGCGGTGGCACGGATGGACCTGTTCAGCGGCGGCCGCCATCGCGCCGCCGCGGCGGCGGCCCGCGCCGACGCCGAAGCCGCCGGTCACCAGATCGCCTGGATGGAGGACGGAGTGCGACTCGAAGTGCGGGACGCCTACGAGCAGGCCCGCTCGGCGCGCCAGCGCCACCGCACCGCCGTGCTGGCCCAGGACGCCGCCGACGAAGGCGAGCGCATCGTCAGCCAACGCTTCGCCCAGGGGGTGGCTCAGATCATCGATCTGCTGGACGCCACCACCGCCCGGCGAGAAGCCGCCACCCGCGAGCTGGTAGCCCGCGCCGACGCCCATCTAGCGGCGTTGCGGCTGGCGGTGGCCGCCGGCCAGGCACCGGAAACCATGCTGCGCCCGAACCCGAATCCCGTCGAAATTCCGCAACCGTCAGTACCGGACGCGGCTGCCATTGGATCCTCAGAGGATCCGGTGGTGAGCCCGGCCGAGGAGCGATAA